The Lolium rigidum isolate FL_2022 unplaced genomic scaffold, APGP_CSIRO_Lrig_0.1 contig_71535_1, whole genome shotgun sequence genome has a segment encoding these proteins:
- the LOC124682232 gene encoding F-box protein At4g00755-like, producing the protein MEEVAASSTDFLDFLGPDTSATVFTMLHDPADLARASAVSRSWRTFVIANQFSKMQCLRVCPEVSTFARVEVRSSSGGKDHDVAGPSAHAEGERLSRDHMVYMHLAHGLLAPYSDARNCITRCIGASSTDNFPEETIENTLEPIDRVEMRPSYWSSGGQRDPAAPEWLIYRLQADLCLVDEVKVQPFKAFFQYGDPIYSAKCIRFKMGYPTSPLEPETLVCDENEGQLIDDSNYVWTYTSPEFPMLQENVLQSFKLPHPVLCIGGVVKVELLGRVQKQAMDGLYYICVSHVQIVGKPVSQELEVAPHGKCVVMNYYPDPRRCSVARSDSSGDDGRSKWHGFASRFWHSGRARGIGGLNQGLLSRLFGAPLQFGGEDDVSDEEGELL; encoded by the exons ATGGAGGAGGTGGCGGCATCGTCGACGGacttcctcgacttcctcggcccgGACACATCCGCTACCGTCTTCACCATGCTCCACGACCCCGCCGacctcgcccgcgcctccgccgtcTCCCGCTCCTGGCGCACCTTCG TCATTGCCAACCAGTTCAGCAAGATGCAGTGCCTGCGGGTGTGCCCGGAGGTGTCCACCTTCGCGCGCGTCGAGGTGCGCAGCAGCTCCGGCGGCAAAGACCATGACGTCGCTGGGCCGAGCGCCCATGCCGAGGGCGAGAGGCTCTCCCGGGACCACATGGTGTACATGCACCTCGCCCACGGCCTCCTCGCGCCGTACAGCGACGCCAGGAACTGCATCACCCGCTGCATCGGCGCGTCCAGCACCGACAACTTCCCTGAGGAGACCATTGAGAACACCCTCGAGCCTATCGACCGCGTGGAGATGAGACCGTCGTACTGGTCCAGCGGGGGGCAGAGGGACCCCGCCGCACCCGAGTGGCTCATTTATAGGCTCCAGGCGGATCTATGCCTCGTTGATGAAGTCAAGGTGCAGCCATTCAAAG CATTTTTCCAGTATGGTGATCCGATTTACTCGGCAAAGTGCATCCGGTTCAAGATGGGCTATCCAACATCACCTCTAGAGCCTGAAACACTTGTGTGCGATGAAAATGAAGGGCAGCTAATTGATGATAGCAACTATGTCTGGACTTACACATCTCCAGAATTTCCAATGTTGCAG GAAAATGTTTTACAATCCTTCAAGTTACCACACCCAGTTTTGTGTATTGGCGGCGTGGTGAAGGTTGAGCTTCTTGGGAGGGTCCAGAAGCAGGCAATGGACGGCTTGTACTACATATG TGTGTCTCATGTCCAAATTGTGGGGAAGCCAGTCTCTCAAGAACTTGAGGTCGCTCCTCACGGGAAATGTGTGGTCATGAATTACTACCCAGATCCACGTAGATGCAGCGTTGCTCGCAGCGACTCGTCGGGGGACGATGGTCGCAGCAAGTGGCACGGCTTCGCGTCGAGGTTCTGGCACTCTGGCCGTGCTAGAGGGATAGGTGGACTGAACCAGGGGCTGTTGAGCAGGCTGTTTGGTGCTCCGTTGCAGTTTGGGGGCGAAGACGATGTATCCGATGAGGAGGGGGAGCTTCTTTAG
- the LOC124682228 gene encoding pentatricopeptide repeat-containing protein At3g26782, mitochondrial-like, which produces MAAASVQPPLNPRAAAPSPAVHTSNTRSLQTSDPSLRAMFLRAVDPSRPASWSAAVADLLSSGDPVAALAVFAAALRANPAALRPALPPAFRAAAAATSLAAGRQLHLLALRSGLFPSDPFAASALLHMYHHCRHPLDARKAFDEIPSPNPVIITAMASGYARNSLFYPSLALFRALLVSGSATAVDEAAALVAFSASARVSDRGITSSLHALIAKIGLDVDAGVVNTMLDAYAKGGGRDLGAARKVFDTMEKDVVSWNSMIALYAQNGLSAEALRLYGNMLNVGGGIRCNAVTFSAVLLACAHAGTIQTGKRIHNQVVRMGLEENVYVGTSVVDMYSKCGRVEMARKAFEKIKEKNVLSWSALITGYGMHGHGQQALDVFDEMRRSGQNPNYITFISVLAACSHAGLLDKGRYWYKTMKKKFGIEPGVEHLGCMVDLLGRAGCLDEAYGLIKEMKIKPDAAIWGALLSACRIHKKVELAEISAKRLFELDATNSGYYVLLSNIYAEAGLWKDVERMRVMVKARGIEKPPGYSSVELKGKTHVFYVGDKIHPQHKEIYSYLGKLLETIQEAGYVPNTSSVLHDLDEEEKESAVRIHSEKLAVAFALMNQVPGSIIHVIKNLRVCTDCHTAMKFISRISGREIIVRDLQRFHHFKDGSCSCGDYW; this is translated from the exons ATGGCAGCAGCAAGTGTACAGCCTCCGCTCAACCCACGAGCGGCGGCGCCTTCGCCGGCAGTTCACACCTCCAACACTCGAAGCCTACAGACCTCCGACCCTTCCCTTCGTGCGATGTTCCTCCGCGCGGTCGACCCCTCCCGCCCCGCCTCCTGGTCTGCCGCTGTCGCCGACCTCCTTTCCTCCGGCGACCCCGTCGCCGCGCTGGCCGTCTTCGCTGCCGCTCTCCGCGCTAACCCCGCCGCGCTTCGCCCGGCCCTTCCCCCCGCCTTccgcgctgctgccgccgccacctccctcgccgccggccgTCAGCTCCACCTCCTTGCCCTCCGTTCGGGTCTATTCCCCTCCGACCCGTTCGCCGCCTCCGCTCTCCTCCACATGTACCACCACTGCCGCCACCCGTTGGACGCCCGCAAGGCGTTCGATGAAATTCCCAGCCCCAACCCCGTCATTATCACCGCCATGGCCTCCGGCTACGCGCGCAACAGTCTATTCTACCCCTCGCTCGCCCTCTTCCGCGCCTTGCTCGTCTCTGGATCTGCCACGGCGGTGGACGAGGCAGCTGCGCTCGTGGCGTTCTCCGCGTCAGCCCGTGTCTCGGACCGAGGGATTACCTCTAGCCTTCATGCGCTCATTGCCAAGATTGGCTTGGACGTGGATGCTGGGGTGGTCAACACAATGTTAGACGCTTATGCCAAGGGCGGTGGTCGTGACCTGGGGGCCGCAAGGAAAGTGTTCGATACGATGGAGAAGGATGTGGTGTCCTGGAATTCCATGATTGCGCTCTATGCTCAGAATGGGCTGTCCGCGGAGGCCCTCAGGCTATATGGCAACATGCTgaatgttggtggaggcattaggTGCAATGCTGTGACCTTCTCTGCTGTGTTACTGGCTTGTGCGCATGCTGGGACAATACAGACTGGAAAGCGCATTCATAATCAG GTGGTGAGAATGGGTTTGGAGGAAAATGTCTACGTTGGAACTTCTGTAGTCGATATGTATAGCAAGTGCGGAAGAGTTGAAATGGCAAGAAAGGCTTTTGAAAAAATTAAGGAGAAGAATGTCCTTTCATGGTCTGCCTTGATTACTGGCTATGGCATGCATGGTCATGGACAACAAGCCCTTGACGTTTTTGATGAGATGAGGAGATCAGGGCAAAATCCTAACTACATAACTTTTATATCGGTTTTAGCTGCTTGTAGTCATGCTGGTCTTTTAGATAAGGGACGTTATTGGTACAAAACCATGAAGAAAAAGTTCGGGATTGAGCCTGGTGTGGAACACTTAGGATGCATGGTGGATCTTCTTGGCCGTGCTGGTTGTCTTGATGAGGCTTATGGCCTCATTAAAGAAATGAAGATCAAACCTGATGCTGCTATCTGGGGAGCTCTTCTTAGTGCATGTCGAATCCACAAAAAGGTTGAACTGGCAGAAATTTCTGCGAAAAGATTGTTTGAGTTGGATGCGACTAACAGCGGGTACTATGTTCTACTGTCCAATATATATGCAGAAGCTGGATTGTGGAAAGATGTGGAGAGAATGAGAGTTATGGTTAAAGCACGAGGAATAGAAAAGCCTCCAGGGTATAGTTCAGTTGAGTTGAAAGGTAAAACCCATGTGTTTTATGTTGGTGACAAGATTCATCCTCAGCACAAGGAGATCTATTCTTATTTGGGGAAACTACTTGAGACAATTCAAGAAGCAGGCTATGTACCAAACACGAGTTCTGTTCTTCACGATTTAGATGAAGAGGAGAAAGAGTCTGCAGTGCGCATCCATAGTGAAAAGCTTGCCGTTGCTTTTGCTCTAATGAATCAGGTCCCGGGTTCGATAATCCATGTAATAAAGAATCTCCGGGTCTGTACTGATTGCCACACAGCAATGAAGTTTATTTCAAGGATCTCTGGACGAGAAATTATTGTCAGAGATTTACAGCGTTTTCATCATTTCAAGGACGGATCATGCTCTTGTGGGGATTATTGGTGA